Proteins found in one Ptychodera flava strain L36383 chromosome 3, AS_Pfla_20210202, whole genome shotgun sequence genomic segment:
- the LOC139128984 gene encoding B-cell receptor CD22-like, translating to MGEGWTSLILEVQYAPSLDVKIHGNASEDGSAVEGDSFTVECIITDANPQPNNISWFDWKGAKVGSNELIEFNAVQRNESGNYTCKATNSFWDGTMGNATIGFSIFVQYIPEVNVTITGNASTTGRVIESHSFEAECEVVDSNPPYNNISWFDSHRTVVSPDGMVEFKDVRRKQSGDYTCIATNTFWDGRSGTGTAIMNVDVEYPPVASINDESDGRVVEGREYKSNCSSVANPAASFSWTNQSGYEINKGASLYLFDVKREESGMTYTCIATNTFWDASNGHGNDSITLDVQYNPDIELRDYGLYNSSQVIEGDDFSVLCLADSKPEVDVIAWNDSNADCAWLNFTSVERNDHGDYTCTAYNTFWDNSTGNGKEHVFIDVQYPPSVNESTVFCVEHDSDVKISCEVDSNPSPSFYEWTRNGDLLPSLEGTHVIKRANRSDSGNYTCTATNVFYDETNATDSGVTKLTVQYLSDVTMMTTPSHNITEGSDVTIHCKAVNGNPNPYKTNLTFEGETIAETNGSALYHNLTSISREQDGNYKCNAMTQFYDQREDISTDVLQIIVFCKYDHIARLCFNLILNVGR from the exons ATGGGTGAGGGATGGACTTCGTTAATATTAGAGGTGCAAT ACGCTCCGTCGCTAGATGTGAAAATCCATGGGAATGCGAGCGAAGATGGATCGGCTGTTGAAGGAGACTCATTCACAGTCGAGTGTATAATCACAGACGCTAACCCACAGCCCAACAACATATCTTGGTTTGACTGGAAGGGAGCAAAGGTCGGCTCAAACGAATTGATTGAATTCAATGCAGTACAGCGTAATGAAAGCGGTAACTATACTTGTAAAGCGACGAATTCATTCTGGGATGGAACGATGGGAAATGCTACGATCggattttcaatatttgtgcaAT atATTCCGGAGGTAAATGTGACAATTACAGGCAATGCTAGTACAACAGGAAGGGTCATTGAAAGTCATTCGTTTGAAGCCGAGTGCGAGGTCGTGGATTCTAATCCTCCGTACAATAACATATCATGGTTCGATAGCCATCGTACTGTTGTTTCTCCGGATGGAATGGTGGAGTTCAAAGACGTCAGGAGGAAACAGTCAGGCGATTATACCTGCATAGCAACAAACACTTTCTGGGATGGACGTAGTGGAACTGGTACTGCTATCATGAATGTCGACGTAGAGT ACCCACCAGTTGCCTCAATCAATGACGAAAGTGACGGCAGAGTTGTCGAAGGAAGAGAATACAAAAGCAATTGTTCCTCTGTCGCAAATCCAGCAGCCAGTTTCTCCTGGACGAATCAAAGTGGATATGAAATCAACAAAGGCGCTTCACTATATCTTTTTGATGTTAAGAGAGAAGAAAGCGGGATGACATATACTTGCATAGCAACAAATACATTTTGGGATGCTTCGAATGGACACGGAAACGATTCAATCACACTCGACGTTCAGT ACAACCCGGATATTGAACTCCGCGATTATGGCCTCTACAACTCAAGCCAGGTCATCGAGGGGGACGACTTCAGTGTCCTTTGCCTAGCGGACTCTAAGCCAGAGGTCGACGTGATTGCCTGGAACGATTCAAACGCCGATTGTGCATGGTTAAACTTTACATCCGTTGAACGAAACGATCATGGTGATTACACTTGTACTGCGTATAATACGTTTTGGGACAACTCGACTGGAAACGGGAAggaacatgtttttatcgacgtacaat ACCCGCCTTCTGTAAACGAAAGTACGGTGTTTTGTGTCGAACACGACTCTGATGTCAAAATCTCTTGTGAAGTAGATTCAAATCCATCGCCCTCGTTTTACGAGTGGACAAGAAACGGTGATTTACTTCCAAGCCTTGAAGGTACTCACGTCATCAAGAGAGCGAATCGATCCGATTCTGGCAATTACACCTGTACTGCCACAAATGttttctatgatgaaactaaTGCCACTGATAGCGGTGTTACAAAACTCACAGTCCAAT ATTTGTCAGATGTCACAATGATGACCACTCCGTCGCACAACATCACGGAAGGTAGTGACGTCACCATCCATTGCAAGGCTGTCAATGGGAACCCGAACCCTTACAAAACCAACCTGACATTTGAAGGCGAAACCATTGCAGAGACTAATGGATCAGCATTGTATCACAACCTCACCAGTATTTCCAGAGAACAAGATGGAAACTACAAGTGCAACGCTATGACACAATTTTACGACCAGAGAGAAGACATTTCTACTGACGTGTTGCAAATTATAGTCTTTTGTAAGTACGACCATATTGCGAGACTATGTTTTAATCTTATACTAAACGTTGGTCGGTGA